Proteins encoded by one window of Arabidopsis thaliana chromosome 2, partial sequence:
- the RAD50 gene encoding DNA repair-recombination protein (RAD50) (RAD50; FUNCTIONS IN: zinc ion binding, ATP binding, nuclease activity; INVOLVED IN: DNA repair, double-strand break repair, telomere capping, mitotic recombination, telomere maintenance; LOCATED IN: nucleus, Mre11 complex, cytoplasm; EXPRESSED IN: 23 plant structures; EXPRESSED DURING: 14 growth stages; CONTAINS InterPro DOMAIN/s: Zinc hook, Rad50 (InterPro:IPR013134), Rad50 zinc hook (InterPro:IPR007517), Recombination/repair protein Rad50 (InterPro:IPR004584); Has 105617 Blast hits to 56308 proteins in 2913 species: Archae - 1820; Bacteria - 19240; Metazoa - 45759; Fungi - 8381; Plants - 4805; Viruses - 470; Other Eukaryotes - 25142 (source: NCBI BLink).), with amino-acid sequence MSTVDKMLIKGIRSFDPENKNVVTFFRPLTLIVGANGAGKTTIIECLKVSCTGELPPNARSGHSFIHDPKVAGETETKAQIKLRFKTAAGKDVVCIRSFQLTQKASKMEYKAIESVLQTINPHTGEKVCLSYRCADMDREIPALMGVSKAILENVIFVHQDESNWPLQDPSTLKKKFDDIFSATRYTKALEVIKKLHKDQAQEIKTFKLKLENLQTLKDAAYKLRESIAQDQERTESSKVQMLELETSVQKVDAEVHNKEMMLKDLRKLQDQVSIKTAERSTLFKEQQRQYAALPEENEDTIEELKEWKSKFEERLALLGTKIRKMEREMVDTETTISSLHNAKTNYMLEISKLQTEAEAHMLLKNERDSTIQNIFFHYNLGNVPSTPFSTEVVLNLTNRIKSRLGELEMDLLDKKKSNETALSTAWDCYMDANDRWKSIEAQKRAKDEIKMGISKRIEEKEIERDSFEFEISTVDVKQTDEREKQVQVELERKTKQNSERGFESKIEQKQHEIYSLEHKIKTLNRERDVMAGDAEDRVKLSLKKTEQENLKKKHKKIIDECKDRIRGVLKGRLPPEKDMKREIVQALRSIEREYDDLSLKSREAEKEVNMLQMKIQEVNNSLFKHNKDTESRKRYIESKLQALKQESVTIDAYPKLLESAKDKRDDRKREYNMANGMRQMFEPFEKRARQEHSCPCCERSFTADEEASFIKKQRVKASSTGEHLKALAVESSNADSVFQQLDKLRAVFEEYSKLTTEIIPLAEKTLQEHTEELGQKSEALDDVLGISAQIKADKDSIEALVQPLENADRIFQEIVSYQKQIEDLEYKLDFRGLGVKTMEEIQSELSSLQSSKDKLHGELEKLRDDQIYMERDISCLQARWHAVREEKAKAANLLRDVTKAEEDLERLAEEKSQLDLDVKYLTEALGPLSKEKEQLLSDYNDMKIRRNQEYEELAEKKRNYQQEVEALLKASYKINEYHDLKKGERLDDIQEKQRLSDSQLQSCEARKNELAGELNRNKDLMRNQDQLRRNIEDNLNYRTTKAKVEELTREIESLEEQILNIGGIAAVEAEIVKILRERERLLSELNRCRGTVSVYESSISKNRVELKQAQYKDIDKRHFDQLIQLKTTEMANKDLDRYYNALDKALMRFHTMKMEEINKIIRELWQQTYRGQDMDYIRIHSDSEGAGTRSYSYKVLMQTGDTELEMRGRCSAGQKVLASLIIRLALAETFCLNCGILALDEPTTNLDGPNSESLAGALLRIMEDRKGQENFQLIVITHDERFAQMIGQRQHAEKYYRVAKDDMQHSIIEAQEIFD; translated from the exons ATGAGTACGGTCGATAAAATGTTGATCAAGGGTATAAGAAGCTTCGACCCAGAAAATAAGAACGTTGTTACTTTCTTCAGACCTTTAACCCTAATCGTCGGCGCTAACGGAGCCGGAAAAACT ACGATTATAGAGTGTTTAAAGGTGTCTTGTACCGGAGAGTTGCCACCGAACGCGAGGTCTGGTCATAGCTTCATTCATGACCCTAAG GTTGCTGGAGAAACGGAGACAAAAGCACAAATAAAGCTGAGATTCAAGACAGCTGCAGGGAAGGATGTGGTATGTATAAGGTCATTTCAGTTGACGCAAAAGGCTTCAAAGATGGAGTACAAGGCTATTGAGAGTGTGCTTCAAACCATTAATCCTCACACTGGAGAG AAAGTATGTCTCAGCTACAGATGCGCTGACATGGATAGGGAGATACCAGCTTTGATGGGTGTGTCAAAAGCTATTTTAGAAAACGTCATATTTGTGCATCAGGATGAGTCTAACTGGCCACTGCAAGATCCTTCTACTTTGAAAAAGaagtttgatgatattttCTCAGCCACCAG ATATACAAAGGCTCTGGAAGTTATTAAGAAACTTCACAAGGATCAAGCTCAGGAGATAAAAACTTTCAAGttaaaattggaaaatctGCAGACCTTGAAAGACGCAGCTTATAAG CTTCGTGAGAGCATTGCTCAAGATCAAGAAAGGACAGAATCTTCAAAAGTTCAGATGTTGGAACTGGAAACCAGTGTTCAGAAAGTTGATGCTGAAGTTCATAATAAGGAAATGATGTTAAAAGATCTGAGAAAGCTCCAGGACCAAGTATCAATAAAAACTGCGGAAAGGAGCACCTTGTTTAAGGAGCAGCAGAGACAGTATGCAGCATTACCTGAGGAAAATGAAG ATACTATTGAAGAATTGAAAGAATGGAAAAGCAAGTTTGAAGAAAGACTTGCTCTTTTGGGGACCAAAATTCGAAAaatggagagagagatggttGACACAGAAACTACAATTTCTTCGCTTCACAATGCAAAAACTAACTATATGCTGGAGATCAGCAAGCTACAAACAGAAGCTGAA gCTCATATGCTGCTGAAGAATGAAAGAGATTCTACCATCCAGAACATTTTTTTCCATTACAATTTAGGAAATGTTCCTAGTACCCCCTTCAGTACTGAGGTAGTTTTGAATCTCACAAATCGAATAAAATCAAGACTGGGTGAACTTGAGATGGATTTGCTCGATAAGAAG aaatcaaatgaaactGCTCTAAGTACGGCTTGGGATTGCTATATGGATGCTAATGACCGTTGGAAAAGCATCGAAGCTCAGAAACGAGCTAAAGATGAAATCAAG ATGGGCATATCAAAACGcatagaagagaaagaaattgagCGTGATTCATTTGAATTCGAAATTTCCACTGTGGATGTTAAACAAActgatgaaagagagaaacaagtg CAAGTTGAGCTTgagagaaagacaaaacagaATTCTGAAAGGGGATTTGAATCCAAAATAGAACAGAAACAGCATGAAATATACAGCTTGGAGCATAAAATCAAGACACTGAATCGAGAAAGAGACGTTATGGCTGGTGATGCTGAGGATAGAGTGAAATTGTCTTTAAAGAAGACGGAACAGGAGAATCttaagaagaaacacaaaaagat AATAGATGAGTGCAAGGATCGAATTAGAGGAGTGCTGAAGGGGAGATTACCACCCGAGAAGGATATGAAGAGGGAAATAGTTCAAGCTTTGAG GTCAATTGAAAGGGAATATGATGACCTCAGTTTGAAATCCCGAGAAGCAGAAAAGGAGGTCAACATGTTGCAGATGAAGATACAAGAAGTAAACAATAGCCTATTCAAGCATAACAAGGATACAGAAT CAAGAAAGAGATACATTGAGTCCAAGCTTCAGGCCTTAAAACAGGAATCAGTTACCATTGATGCTTATCCCAAATTGTTGGAGTCGGCTAAGGACAAAAGAGATGACCGTAAACG CGAATATAACATGGCAAATGGTATGCGTCAGATGTTTGAACCTTTTGAGAAACGAGCACGTCAAGAGCATTCTTGTCCTTGCTGCGAGCGCTCTTTTACAGCTGATGAAGAGGCTAGCTTTATTAAGAAG CAAAGGGTAAAGGCTTCAAGCACAGGGGAGCATCTTAAAGCATTAGCAGTGGAGTCTTCCAATGCTGACTCTGTATTTCAACAGCTAGACAAACTACGGGCAGTTTTTGAAGAATACTCGAAACTAACTACTGAAATTATTCCTCTCGCTGAGAAAACTTTGCAAGAGCATACAGAAGAGCTGGGTCAGAAGTCTGAAGCTCTTGATGAT GTATTAGGAATCTCTGCACAGATAAAAGCTGACAAAGACTCGATTGAAGCACTGGTGCAGCCCCTCGAAAATGCTGACAGGATCTTTCAGGAAATCGTATCCTACCAAAAGCAAATTGAAGATCTTGAATATAAGCTTGATTTTAGGGGTCTTGGGGTTAAAACTATGGAAGAAATCCAATCAGAATTAAGTAGCCTCCAAAGCAGCAA GGATAAATTGCACGGTGAGCTGGAGAAACTTAGAGATGACCAGATTTACATGGAACGTGATATATCATGCCTCCAGGCCAGATGGCATGCAGTAAGGGAGGAGAAGGCCAAGGCAGCCAATTTGTTACGGGACGTTACAAAGGCAGAAGAAGACCTGGAGCGTTTAGCCGAGGAGAAAAGTCAACTTGACCTCGATGTGAAG TATTTGACCGAGGCCCTGGGCCCTTTATCCAAGGAAAAAGAGCAATTACTGAGTGACTACAATGATATGAAGATTAGACGTAATCAAGAGTATGAAGAACTGGctgagaaaaagagaaactacCAACAGGAAGTTGAGGCATTACTCAAGGCcagttataaaataaatga GTATCATGATCTGAAGAAAGGGGAGCGCTTAGATGATATTCAAGAAAAGCAGCGGTTATCTGATTCTCAGCTTCAGAGCTGTGAAGCTAGAAAGAATGAACTTGCAGGTGAACTGAACAGAAATAAAGACTTGATGCGGAATCAAGATCAACTGAGAAGAAATATAGAGGATAACTTGAACTACCGgacaacaaaagcaaaagttgAGGAGCTTACACGTGAGATTGAATCATTGGAAGAGCAAATATTGAATATTGGTGGGATTGCCGCAGTTGAAGCTGAAATTGTAAAGATATTGCGGGAAAGGGAAAGACTTCTTTCAGAG cTGAACCGGTGTCGTGGAACAGTGTCTGTTTACGAGAGCAGTATTTCAAAGAACAGAGTGGAGCTAAAACAGGCACAATACAAGGACATAGATAAGCGGCACTTTGATCAACTGATCCAGCTAAAG ACAACTGAAATGGCAAATAAAGACTTGGATAGATACTACAATGCCCTTGACAA AGCACTAATGCGCTTCCACACAATGAAAATGGAggaaataaataagattataAGGGAACTGTGGCAGCAGACATACAGAGGTCAAGATATGGATTACATACGAATACACTCAGATTCCGAAGGTGCAGGCACCCGCTCTTACAGCTACAAG GTTCTTATGCAGACTGGTGATACAGAACTTGAAATGAGAGGAAGATGCAGTGCAGGTCAAAAG GTTCTTGCTTCATTGATAATTAGGTTGGCTTTAGCCGAGACATTTTGCTTAAACTGTGGAATATTAGCCCTTGATGAGCCAACTACAAACCTGGATGGGCCCAATTCAGAATCTCTTGCAGGAGCTCTTCTTAG GATCATGGAAGACAGAAAGGGCCAAGAGAATTTCCAACTCATAGTCATTACCCACGATGAACGCTTTGCTCAAATGATTGGCCAAAGGCAACATGCTGAAAAATATTACCGGGTCGCAAAAGATGATAT GCAACACAGCATAATCGAGGCCCAAGAGATCTTTGATTGA
- the CYS2 gene encoding PHYTOCYSTATIN 2 (PHYTOCYSTATIN 2 (CYS2); FUNCTIONS IN: cysteine-type endopeptidase inhibitor activity; INVOLVED IN: biological_process unknown; LOCATED IN: endomembrane system; EXPRESSED IN: 18 plant structures; EXPRESSED DURING: 11 growth stages; CONTAINS InterPro DOMAIN/s: Proteinase inhibitor I25, cystatin, conserved site (InterPro:IPR018073), Proteinase inhibitor I25, cystatin (InterPro:IPR000010), Proteinase inhibitor I25, cystatin, conserved region (InterPro:IPR020381); BEST Arabidopsis thaliana protein match is: cystatin B (TAIR:AT3G12490.2); Has 619 Blast hits to 613 proteins in 77 species: Archae - 0; Bacteria - 0; Metazoa - 9; Fungi - 0; Plants - 610; Viruses - 0; Other Eukaryotes - 0 (source: NCBI BLink).) encodes MATMLKVSLVLSLLGFLVIAVVTPSAANPFRKSVVLGGKSGVPNIRTNREIQQLGRYCVEQFNQQAQNEQGNIGSIAKTDTAISNPLQFSRVVSAQKQVVAGLKYYLRIEVTQPNGSTRMFDSVVVIQPWLHSKQLLGFTPVVSPVY; translated from the exons ATGGCTACCATGTTGAAGGTCTCTCTTGTATTGTCATTGTTAGGTTTTCTGGTGATCGCTGTCGTGACTCCATCGGCGGCGAACCCATTCAGGAAGAGCGTAGTTCTCGGAGGGAAGTCAGGCGTTCCAAACATTCGGACCAACAGGGAAATTCAACAACTTGGAAG GTACTGCGTGGAGCAATTCAATCAACAAGCACAGAACGAGCAAGGAAACATAGGATCCATTGCGAAAACAGACACGGCAATTTCGAATCCATTGCAATTTAGCCGAGTAGTGTCTGCTCAGAAACAGGTCGTCGCTGGACTCAAATACTATCTAAGGATTGAAGTCACTCAACCCAATGGCTCTACCAGGATGTTTGACTCTGTTGTGGTTATTCAACCATGGCTCCATTCTAAGCAGTTGCTCGGTTTCACTCCTGTTGTCAGTCCTGTCTACTAA
- a CDS encoding uncharacterized protein (unknown protein; Has 30201 Blast hits to 17322 proteins in 780 species: Archae - 12; Bacteria - 1396; Metazoa - 17338; Fungi - 3422; Plants - 5037; Viruses - 0; Other Eukaryotes - 2996 (source: NCBI BLink).) — protein sequence MGPHAIGTFGVPHLLSYFSDPIKSPREVSPHLFNVYM from the coding sequence ATGGGTCCCCATGCCATCGGCACCTTCGGGGTTCCGCATCTTTTAAGTTACTTTTCTGATCCAATTAAGTCTCCACGTGAAGTGAGCCCCCACCTTTTTAACGTATATATGTGA
- a CDS encoding Exostosin family protein gives MDHQIKNTMKNNNSSSVSIENHPWKKKPTTLLLFLSLLSISLLLLRLSQDKIILITTTKTTATTGTDHQRSHKSSEDDTCLGRYIYIHNLPSRFNLEIIKDCKSITRPKDKISMCKYLDNSGFGPLIGGKSSDYSPSWYATNQFMLEVIFHEKMKSYECLTRNSSLASAIYVPYYAGLDFRRHLRRRNVAARDAAGKELVKWLKKQPQWKDMSGKNHFLVTGRISRDFRRNSGSRSAWGTNFMLLSESLNLTFLSIERSLTSHNEFAIPYPTYFHPTSTPEILQWQEKIRLTNRTVLFSFAGAQRPSRNQNGVVRTEVIKQCKSSSKTCRFLDCDVNANSCDDPISLMKLFESSTFCLQPPGDSLTRKSVFDSILAGCIPVFFNQGSAYKQYLWHIPKNSSKYSVYITVKELRTGGKNKIEEILRGIPNERVVGMRENVIRLIPKIVYAKPNRNKPDGEILEDSFDVAVKGVLERIEGIRRNEFKTD, from the exons ATGGATCATCAAATCAAGAACACcatgaagaacaacaacagttCATCAGTTTCAATCGAGAATCATCCatggaagaaaaaaccaaccactcttttacttttcctttctcttctctccatctctctgcttctccttCGTCTCTCCCAAGACAAAATCATactcatcaccaccaccaaaaCCACAGCCACCACTGGAACCGATCATCAACGCAGTCACAAATCTTCTGAGGACGATACGTGTCTCGGACGCTACATATATATCCACAATCTACCTTCTCGATTCAATCTTGAAATCATCAAAGATTGTAAGTCTATTACAAGACCAAAGGACAAAATCAGTATGTGTAAGTATCTCGACAACTCCGGATTCGGACCTTTGATCGGCGGTAAAAGTTCTGACTACTCTCCGAGCTGGTACGCTACTAATCAGTTCATGCTCGAAGTGATTTTTCACGAGAAAATGAAGAGTTACGAGTGCTTGACGAGAAATTCTTCACTGGCTTCAGCTATTTACGTACCTTATTATGCTGGCCTCGATTTCCGGCGACATTTACGGCGGCGTAACGTTGCTGCGAGAGACGCCGCCGGGAAGGAACTTGTTAAATGGCTCAAGAAGCAACCTCAGTGGAAAG ATATGTCAGGTAAAAACCATTTCCTTGTAACCGGTCGGATTTCACGAGATTTCCGGCGAAACTCCGGCAGTAGGTCAGCATGGGGAACCAACTTCATGCTCTTATCTGAGTCGCTAAACCTCACTTTCCTCAGCATTGAACGAAGTCTAACGAGCCACAACGAGTTCGCAATTCCTTATCCTACTTACTTTCACCCTACGTCAACCCCCGAGATCCTTCAGTGGCAAGAAAAGATCAGGCTTACAAACCGGACGGTCCTCTTCTCATTTGCCGGAGCTCAAAGACCAAGCAGAAACCAGAACGGTGTGGTTCGCACTGAAGTTATAAAACAATGCAAGAGTTCATCTAAAACGTGTAGGTTTCTTGACTGTGACGTCAATGCAAATAGCTGTGATGATCCGATCAGTCTGATGAAACTTTTCGAGAGTTCGACTTTCTGCTTACAACCGCCGGGTGATTCGTTGACCAGAAAATCGGTATTTGATTCAATCTTGGCTGGTTGTATACCGGTTTTCTTTAACCAAGGAAGTGCATACAAGCAATATTTATGGCACATACCTAAGAATAGTAGCAAATATTCTGTTTATATAACGGTTAAGGAGCTGAGAACCGGTGGAAAGAACAAAATCGAAGAGATTTTGCGTGGAATACCAAATGAGAGAGTGGTTGGTATGAGAGAAAACGTAATAAGATTGATTCCGAAGATTGTGTATGCTAAACCAAACCGGAACAAACCGGATGGAGAGATTCTTGAAGATTCTTTTGATGTTGCTGTGAAGGGAGTGCTAGAGAGAATAGAAGGGATAAGGAGAAACGAATTCAAAACTGATTAG
- a CDS encoding Exostosin family protein, which translates to MTFIPQSKNSSVRHHTKIFINNILFACDFLTFFSLNFDMDHQIKNTMKNNNSSSVSIENHPWKKKPTTLLLFLSLLSISLLLLRLSQDKIILITTTKTTATTGTDHQRSHKSSEDDTCLGRYIYIHNLPSRFNLEIIKDCKSITRPKDKISMCKYLDNSGFGPLIGGKSSDYSPSWYATNQFMLEVIFHEKMKSYECLTRNSSLASAIYVPYYAGLDFRRHLRRRNVAARDAAGKELVKWLKKQPQWKDMSGKNHFLVTGRISRDFRRNSGSRSAWGTNFMLLSESLNLTFLSIERSLTSHNEFAIPYPTYFHPTSTPEILQWQEKIRLTNRTVLFSFAGAQRPSRNQNGVVRTEVIKQCKSSSKTCRFLDCDVNANSCDDPISLMKLFESSTFCLQPPGDSLTRKSVFDSILAGCIPVFFNQGSAYKQYLWHIPKNSSKYSVYITVKELRTGGKNKIEEILRGIPNERVVGMRENVIRLIPKIVYAKPNRNKPDGEILEDSFDVAVKGVLERIEGIRRNEFKTD; encoded by the exons ATGACTTTTATTCCCCAATCAAAAAATTCCTCTGTAAGACACCacaccaaaatatttattaataatatattatttgcgTGTGACTTTCTgacatttttctctctaaactTTGACATGGATCATCAAATCAAGAACACcatgaagaacaacaacagttCATCAGTTTCAATCGAGAATCATCCatggaagaaaaaaccaaccactcttttacttttcctttctcttctctccatctctctgcttctccttCGTCTCTCCCAAGACAAAATCATactcatcaccaccaccaaaaCCACAGCCACCACTGGAACCGATCATCAACGCAGTCACAAATCTTCTGAGGACGATACGTGTCTCGGACGCTACATATATATCCACAATCTACCTTCTCGATTCAATCTTGAAATCATCAAAGATTGTAAGTCTATTACAAGACCAAAGGACAAAATCAGTATGTGTAAGTATCTCGACAACTCCGGATTCGGACCTTTGATCGGCGGTAAAAGTTCTGACTACTCTCCGAGCTGGTACGCTACTAATCAGTTCATGCTCGAAGTGATTTTTCACGAGAAAATGAAGAGTTACGAGTGCTTGACGAGAAATTCTTCACTGGCTTCAGCTATTTACGTACCTTATTATGCTGGCCTCGATTTCCGGCGACATTTACGGCGGCGTAACGTTGCTGCGAGAGACGCCGCCGGGAAGGAACTTGTTAAATGGCTCAAGAAGCAACCTCAGTGGAAAG ATATGTCAGGTAAAAACCATTTCCTTGTAACCGGTCGGATTTCACGAGATTTCCGGCGAAACTCCGGCAGTAGGTCAGCATGGGGAACCAACTTCATGCTCTTATCTGAGTCGCTAAACCTCACTTTCCTCAGCATTGAACGAAGTCTAACGAGCCACAACGAGTTCGCAATTCCTTATCCTACTTACTTTCACCCTACGTCAACCCCCGAGATCCTTCAGTGGCAAGAAAAGATCAGGCTTACAAACCGGACGGTCCTCTTCTCATTTGCCGGAGCTCAAAGACCAAGCAGAAACCAGAACGGTGTGGTTCGCACTGAAGTTATAAAACAATGCAAGAGTTCATCTAAAACGTGTAGGTTTCTTGACTGTGACGTCAATGCAAATAGCTGTGATGATCCGATCAGTCTGATGAAACTTTTCGAGAGTTCGACTTTCTGCTTACAACCGCCGGGTGATTCGTTGACCAGAAAATCGGTATTTGATTCAATCTTGGCTGGTTGTATACCGGTTTTCTTTAACCAAGGAAGTGCATACAAGCAATATTTATGGCACATACCTAAGAATAGTAGCAAATATTCTGTTTATATAACGGTTAAGGAGCTGAGAACCGGTGGAAAGAACAAAATCGAAGAGATTTTGCGTGGAATACCAAATGAGAGAGTGGTTGGTATGAGAGAAAACGTAATAAGATTGATTCCGAAGATTGTGTATGCTAAACCAAACCGGAACAAACCGGATGGAGAGATTCTTGAAGATTCTTTTGATGTTGCTGTGAAGGGAGTGCTAGAGAGAATAGAAGGGATAAGGAGAAACGAATTCAAAACTGATTAG
- a CDS encoding Exostosin family protein (Exostosin family protein; FUNCTIONS IN: catalytic activity; INVOLVED IN: biological_process unknown; LOCATED IN: membrane; EXPRESSED IN: 15 plant structures; EXPRESSED DURING: 8 growth stages; CONTAINS InterPro DOMAIN/s: Exostosin-like (InterPro:IPR004263); BEST Arabidopsis thaliana protein match is: Exostosin family protein (TAIR:AT4G13990.1); Has 35333 Blast hits to 34131 proteins in 2444 species: Archae - 798; Bacteria - 22429; Metazoa - 974; Fungi - 991; Plants - 531; Viruses - 0; Other Eukaryotes - 9610 (source: NCBI BLink).) codes for MKNNNSSSVSIENHPWKKKPTTLLLFLSLLSISLLLLRLSQDKIILITTTKTTATTGTDHQRSHKSSEDDTCLGRYIYIHNLPSRFNLEIIKDCKSITRPKDKISMCKYLDNSGFGPLIGGKSSDYSPSWYATNQFMLEVIFHEKMKSYECLTRNSSLASAIYVPYYAGLDFRRHLRRRNVAARDAAGKELVKWLKKQPQWKDMSGKNHFLVTGRISRDFRRNSGSRSAWGTNFMLLSESLNLTFLSIERSLTSHNEFAIPYPTYFHPTSTPEILQWQEKIRLTNRTVLFSFAGAQRPSRNQNGVVRTEVIKQCKSSSKTCRFLDCDVNANSCDDPISLMKLFESSTFCLQPPGDSLTRKSVFDSILAGCIPVFFNQGSAYKQYLWHIPKNSSKYSVYITVKELRTGGKNKIEEILRGIPNERVVGMRENVIRLIPKIVYAKPNRNKPDGEILEDSFDVAVKGVLERIEGIRRNEFKTD; via the exons atgaagaacaacaacagttCATCAGTTTCAATCGAGAATCATCCatggaagaaaaaaccaaccactcttttacttttcctttctcttctctccatctctctgcttctccttCGTCTCTCCCAAGACAAAATCATactcatcaccaccaccaaaaCCACAGCCACCACTGGAACCGATCATCAACGCAGTCACAAATCTTCTGAGGACGATACGTGTCTCGGACGCTACATATATATCCACAATCTACCTTCTCGATTCAATCTTGAAATCATCAAAGATTGTAAGTCTATTACAAGACCAAAGGACAAAATCAGTATGTGTAAGTATCTCGACAACTCCGGATTCGGACCTTTGATCGGCGGTAAAAGTTCTGACTACTCTCCGAGCTGGTACGCTACTAATCAGTTCATGCTCGAAGTGATTTTTCACGAGAAAATGAAGAGTTACGAGTGCTTGACGAGAAATTCTTCACTGGCTTCAGCTATTTACGTACCTTATTATGCTGGCCTCGATTTCCGGCGACATTTACGGCGGCGTAACGTTGCTGCGAGAGACGCCGCCGGGAAGGAACTTGTTAAATGGCTCAAGAAGCAACCTCAGTGGAAAG ATATGTCAGGTAAAAACCATTTCCTTGTAACCGGTCGGATTTCACGAGATTTCCGGCGAAACTCCGGCAGTAGGTCAGCATGGGGAACCAACTTCATGCTCTTATCTGAGTCGCTAAACCTCACTTTCCTCAGCATTGAACGAAGTCTAACGAGCCACAACGAGTTCGCAATTCCTTATCCTACTTACTTTCACCCTACGTCAACCCCCGAGATCCTTCAGTGGCAAGAAAAGATCAGGCTTACAAACCGGACGGTCCTCTTCTCATTTGCCGGAGCTCAAAGACCAAGCAGAAACCAGAACGGTGTGGTTCGCACTGAAGTTATAAAACAATGCAAGAGTTCATCTAAAACGTGTAGGTTTCTTGACTGTGACGTCAATGCAAATAGCTGTGATGATCCGATCAGTCTGATGAAACTTTTCGAGAGTTCGACTTTCTGCTTACAACCGCCGGGTGATTCGTTGACCAGAAAATCGGTATTTGATTCAATCTTGGCTGGTTGTATACCGGTTTTCTTTAACCAAGGAAGTGCATACAAGCAATATTTATGGCACATACCTAAGAATAGTAGCAAATATTCTGTTTATATAACGGTTAAGGAGCTGAGAACCGGTGGAAAGAACAAAATCGAAGAGATTTTGCGTGGAATACCAAATGAGAGAGTGGTTGGTATGAGAGAAAACGTAATAAGATTGATTCCGAAGATTGTGTATGCTAAACCAAACCGGAACAAACCGGATGGAGAGATTCTTGAAGATTCTTTTGATGTTGCTGTGAAGGGAGTGCTAGAGAGAATAGAAGGGATAAGGAGAAACGAATTCAAAACTGATTAG